A genomic window from Actinomycetaceae bacterium MB13-C1-2 includes:
- the chvE gene encoding multiple monosaccharide ABC transporter substrate-binding protein: MKSSTNRKRWVGGVGLIAASALALAGCGGSGAGGGSATEETAAESGEETTEAASGDCDPSSMIIGVAMPTQTSERWIADGKAVKEGLEEAGFTVDLQYANDDIPTQTQQIDQMITNGANLLVLASIDGTALSSQLDAAGAAGIPVVSYDRLIRDNENVDFYVSFDNYLVGVAQGTALLYGLGLVNEDGTPADNAPADPMNIELFAGSPDDNNAGFFFQGAMDTIQPFIDEGVLVVKSGQTAFDQVATLRWSQEAAQKRMEDLLSSTYGDGAKLAGVLSPFDGISRGVITALQGVGMGPTISEGLPIVTGQDAEIASIKLINEDVQQSTIFKDTRLLAQRSVEVVKDLACGADPEANNTEDYDNGVKVVPSYLLDVVTIYKDNIQQEIIDSGYWTEEEVASGVPAK; the protein is encoded by the coding sequence ATGAAGTCTTCGACCAATAGGAAACGATGGGTTGGCGGCGTTGGTTTGATCGCTGCGAGCGCTCTGGCTCTGGCCGGGTGTGGTGGCTCAGGAGCCGGCGGAGGATCAGCCACGGAAGAGACGGCTGCCGAGTCAGGGGAAGAAACGACTGAAGCAGCATCGGGCGACTGTGATCCGTCAAGTATGATCATCGGCGTTGCGATGCCCACCCAGACCTCGGAACGCTGGATAGCCGACGGTAAAGCCGTCAAGGAAGGCCTAGAAGAAGCCGGATTTACCGTTGATCTGCAGTATGCAAACGACGACATCCCCACTCAGACGCAGCAGATCGACCAGATGATTACGAACGGTGCGAACCTTTTGGTTCTCGCCTCTATCGACGGTACGGCGCTTTCCAGCCAGCTTGATGCTGCTGGCGCGGCAGGTATTCCGGTTGTTTCGTACGACCGTCTGATTCGTGATAACGAGAACGTTGATTTCTACGTTTCGTTCGACAACTACCTCGTTGGTGTTGCGCAGGGAACCGCGTTGCTGTACGGCCTAGGTCTGGTAAATGAGGATGGGACCCCCGCGGACAATGCTCCTGCAGACCCAATGAACATTGAGCTCTTTGCCGGTTCGCCTGATGACAACAATGCCGGATTCTTCTTCCAGGGTGCGATGGATACCATCCAACCGTTTATCGATGAGGGTGTTCTGGTGGTTAAGTCCGGACAGACCGCATTCGACCAGGTAGCCACTCTGCGCTGGTCACAGGAAGCTGCGCAAAAGCGCATGGAGGACCTACTTTCTTCGACCTACGGTGACGGCGCCAAACTTGCTGGCGTTCTCTCCCCGTTCGACGGTATCTCTCGTGGTGTGATTACTGCGCTTCAAGGGGTTGGCATGGGTCCGACGATCAGTGAGGGTCTTCCGATCGTCACCGGTCAGGACGCTGAGATAGCTTCGATCAAACTGATCAATGAGGATGTCCAGCAGTCCACCATCTTCAAGGACACTCGTCTGCTCGCGCAGAGATCTGTGGAAGTCGTGAAGGATCTGGCGTGCGGTGCTGATCCCGAGGCCAACAACACTGAGGATTACGACAACGGCGTGAAGGTTGTTCCCTCGTACCTTCTTGACGTGGTGACCATTTACAAGGACAACATCCAGCAGGAAATCATCGATTCGGGTTACTGGACCGAGGAAGAGGTTGCTTCTGGCGTACCCGCCAAGTAG